DNA from Leptolyngbya iicbica LK:
ACTCGGGCCTGCTGCTCCATGGCCTTCGTCAATAGTGCCAGGGCATCCTTAGCACTCAACAACCCCGCCTCATCCACCACCCAGATCTCGGGAAACTGAGAGGGTGTCTCCGGGGGCTGGACACAGAGCAACGCCGCCACCGTCTCCGTCTGCTGAATCTGGGCGGAATTCCCCAACGACTTCGCCGCCTCCGCACTGGGGGCAAAGCCCCGGACGATGTACCCCTGAGCCTCCGCTATCCGGCGGATTTGATTCAGGGCATAGCTTTTCCCCGCGCCCGCCACCCCCTGCCAGGCGATGACGCGATCGCACGTTGTAGCCGCCAGCAAAATCCCCTCATACTGGCCCTGCGTTAACCCCTGATTCTCCAGTGCTTCTGCCACCCAATCTTCGCTGGCGATTTCCCCTACCTGTCCCCGGCCCTCCAGCACCGTCCGAATCGTCTCCAACTCCCGCAGTACCGCCGTCTGCGTGGTCAATCGCTGATCGTAGGTATGAATCACCTCCGGATCGGCATCGAGCGTCTGCTGCAACTCTTCAAAGAACTGCTGCCCCAAATGATTCTCCAGAGCAAAGCGCTCCACCTGCTCTCGCCGGAACACCGCTTCCCGCTCGGAGCAATGATTCAGCCCTGCCCGCACCGATCTTTTCGGATCACTTTGCCAGTCCAGAGCCTGAGGCTGCGGATGCTCCAGATGCAACACATCGGCTTGCGCCTGCCAGTAAGCCCGCAGTTCTTCTCGGGGAATTTCCTTGCCCTTGGGTGCCCGCGTCATCAGGGTAGCCAGCTCACGCTCCTGGGCCGTGGCCTGCTCTCCCACCGCCGCCAGAATTTGCTCCCGCCGTTTGGAAAAGGTTTCCAGGTCTTCCGGTCGATACCCCTGGAGTTCAAACTGACCGTTGGCCCTGGGTTCAACGGCATACCCCAACCGCTGCACTTCGACCGCCAATTCGTTCTGGTAAATCATCCCCAGTAGCTTCTGCTGTTTGAACAACACATCATTGTGCAGAGACTGCCAGCGCCCATCTGGTCGCTGAGTCGCATTGATCACAACACAATGGGTGTGCAACTGCGGGTCTTTTTCGCGTGAGGTGTCGTGGTGAAACTGAGCCACGATGAGATTGCCGGTAGCGATCGCCTTGCGCCCCTCCTCCGTTCGCACCCGCGTTTGGGCATACCGCTCCTCGATGACTGCCAGCGTTCGAGCCACTGCCGTGCGATGGGCCTGCTCCAATGCTTCGTTGCTCCCAACCAGCGCGGCCAGACTGAGACTTTTCGGCGCACTGAAGGTCAGGTCAATGCCCGCCCGATGCTTTTCGGGATTGATCTTCCGCCCCGACAGGGTTTTGTCGCCCTGAGGACTTTTGCCGTGAAGCAGATTCTTAAAGGCCTCGCCTTGCACCTGACCGGATAACCCCAGCGATCTGGCCCCTTTACCCGACCAGGTCGAGTTGGCCTGGTTCTCCTCATTGGAGTAGTAGTTTTCAGCGGTGTAGTAGGTTTCCCCCTGTTTAGGGCTGATCACCGTCAGGCTGAGCATGACCCGCCTCCTAACCGCCGACTCGGTCTTGACGTTTGCGAATCTCTTGAATCAGCGCCTTCCGATTCTCCAGCGCTTGTGGGCCTCGGGCATTAGCTTGCTCCATAGCGATCGTCTCCAGCAAAATCTGCAGTCCTTGGAACTGCAGCTGCAATCGCTCCATGCGAGCCTTCAGGTCATCTACTTGGCGTTCTAATTCGTGGCGCTGCTGGCCATCGCGCATCATTAATCGAATGATGCTGGCAGCCGGTAATCCCAGCCGATTGGCCTCTTTTTCCACCGCTGCCGCCTCTTCCAGGGGCAGCGATACGCTAAATCCTTTACCCATCAGTCTTTCCGTCAATTGTGAACATGAGCGGTGATTCCCAACCACGACTGCATCCCTTACTGAGCGGGGTTTCCAGAATCCCCTGGCCCAGGGCTGGGCGTGGTGTGTGGAAGCGGAGCGACGAAACGCAGTGGAGTGGCGTAGCCCCCAATATTCAATAGCCTTCGACTCTCTTCCAGGAATTTCCTGTCAAGAACCGTAGGCTAATGTCTCCAGTTTTAGCTCAGGCAGAGAGCCGACTTTCAACCAGTAGAAAGACTGTGAAATTAGTTCTTGAAAATCACAATAGTGAGTCAATCTAGAAGGACTGAAGTAGAAATTTCTAGCAAGTCGTTATTAAGTCGTAAATGAATCGTGCTCAAGTCGTGAATGACCACCCAATTTATCTGGTATTAGCTTCCGGAATTTTTCCAAGTCGTGATTAAGTTGTGATCAAGCCGTGCTTAAACACTGAAGCATCTCGGGACTCTGCATCATGTCATTGATTGAATTTACTAGAAATCACAATTCAACCGTGATCAAGTCGTGAATTAAAACGGCTCGCCAAAATGAGAGTGTCATTCAGCAATTACATAGCTTTCTAAATACCTTCATGTTGTTGATGACAGTTGTTATTGGCCTCTATTGATGACTGCAAAAATCCAGGCTTACATCGACATGGGCAGCTCCGCGACCAAGTGTTTTTATTGGCATCACAAACCTGAATTACTGCACTTGGCTCCGCAAGTGGCTCGCCTCAATCCCACTCGACTTGATCGCCTCACGTTAGGAGGACTCACCAGTCAAGAGCCGGAAGATAGTGCCTACATCACGGTTGGTAACGGCACTTATGCTGTTGGGGCACTCGCGATTGCTCAAAAAGGTGACTCTGGATTAGCACTTCCCAAACGCGATCGCGCCGTCTACAAAATCCTGGCAACCCTCGGCGTCATCGCCGACAAGACCTTCACTGGTTGGAATTCCGAAAATTCTGGTTATGAATTTTCTGTTCAACTCGGATTACTCTTGCCGCTGGAAGAATACTGGCAGGATCGGAAAGAACTCAAAGCCCAGCTTCAGGGAGCGATTTCAGACTTCAGCTTTCGCGGCAAAGTCCTCTCTGGTCAGCTAGAGCGAATTGAGATGCAGCCGGAGGGAGCTGGGCTTTATCTAGCAAAGGGATTGCAACTTGCTCGCTCTGGTATCAGTATTCGCGATCGCACCGTCGTCGTTCTGATGTTCGGTCACCGCAATCTCTCCATCCTCACCTTTGAGAAAGGCAGCCCCCCTCAAGAAACTAACAGCACTTCCCAGGGGCCAGGGTTTATAGAGTACCTGAAGCAATGTGCGACTGAACTGCCCGGTGTCGCTCCTGATGACCCAGCCTTGCTGGAAGCAATTCTTCAGGAGTATGAGACGTTTCAGATTCCTGGTCGGCAGGAGGCTCTCGATCTGTCTAAAGCCTGCATCTATGCTCGCGAATTCTACCTGGAGCGAGTTAATCAGTTCTTGGTTGAGTGGATGCCATCTGCCGAAGTGGACGTGATTGTCGGTGGAGGAGCAGCCTATTTCATCCGTGCAGAGTTGGAGCAGTTTTTCGATCACCGGGGACTCACTCAGCAGATCACCTTGGCTGAGACGTTAAGGCCAGAAATGACGGATGTGCTCCGAGTGCAGGAGGGAACAGCAGAGCCGGACTTGATCACCAGCGTTCGCTGGGCCGACGTCTATGGATTATTCAAAACATTCATGTACAGTACGGCACCGGCTCAGTCCCGTTAGCGATCCCCTCAACCCGCTCACCAAAAACAAGGACTTGGAAGCATGACCCCAGCATTCAGAACCAAAGCCCGAATTCAGTACTCCAGCCAGGATGAGTTGGATGTGGCTGTTATCGACTATTGTCGGGGGCGATCGCGCCATGACCTGCATGCTCGCACGCGATCAGCGTTAAACGGATTCTATAGCCCCTTTGCCATGGCAGCAATGGCAGCTTCAGAGGATAAGGTCCGGCAGCAAGCAATGCGATCGATTCGGCAGTTGACGTCTCAGATTCTGGAAATCAAAGAACAGTTCCTTCCTGAGTTGCTGTCCTTGGACGTCATATCCAATAGCCCAACTAGCCTTAGCTCTCTACCTTATCCAGGACAAGACATCCAAGTTGCTGCCCCAGCGTACGTCAATGGTTCTGCCTCACTCAGAAAACTAGAGTCTGATAAAGCGGAGATTGTCTCGAACATATCCACTCAGGTTTCTTCTGTTGCTGGTCCCGTGGATGAGCAGCTACGAGAGTTCTTGGGAGATGATGCCGCCATCATGGCGGGGCTGAATCCCTTCATCAATGACCTGACGTGAATCTGCCGCTACCCAGGACTCCCATTCCAGTCAACCGCAAGACCCAGGAACAGATTGCGGGGACTGCTGTGCTGCTCTTGGAACGGTGTTGCCAGGAACAGCCTCGGGGACAGCGAGTATTTGAGGGTAAGCAGTTCTACACGATTGTGGAGCGGGGTCGGAATTTGAACATCGAATTCAAAGGCGATGCTCATCACCTGCCAGAGACGATTCTGATGCTGCGAACTCAGCATGAGAACGGACAAGCATTGTATGAAATTGATTCCTGGTTAACGCAACAAGATGTCCAGCGGTTTGCTCTAATTCGGCAGTTACTACAAAAAGACTTCAAGGCAAAGGGGATTCAACATGAGCCTTCGATTGAAGCATGAAGGTAGGTTAGAGTTCTGCGTAATTTCAAGGATTTCATTTGATGGCTGAGCAATAATAGTGGGCACCTTAAGTAAATGAAGGATCGCAACTTAAGGGCTTAGTGGTCTAATCCCCAATGAATATCTTTGACTTCCGCGATGGTCTGATTGGCGACTACAGCAAGTACGTTACCAGCTTCATTCAGATTCGAGACGAGCACATCAAGCAACACGTCGAAGAGAAGCTCAAGTCGGGGGTTCTTTGGCCACAACCATTGATTCAACTCAATCCTTCCTTTGAACCGGGTGAAAGAGTTGATCAATTAGTTGCTCGCGGAATTCTTCACGAAGAATGTTCTTCTATCTTTAGGGTCAAAAAAGCTCAAACAGGCGGCGAGGGAAATCCTCTCACGCTGCATAAGCATCAGCTCGATGCCGTGCTGACAGCTTCAGAAGGCCACAACTATGTCTTAACCACCGGCACCGGCTCAGGGAAAAGCTTATCCTACATCATCCCCATCGTAGACCATGTGCTGAAGCGGGGTTCTGAAAAAGGCATTCAAGCCATCGTGGTCTACCCCATGAATGCCCTGGCCAATAGCCAGGCCGGAGAACTCCGAAAATTCTTACAGGATGGCTATCCCGAAGGTTCAGCCCCAGTTACCTTCGAGCGTTACACCGGACAAGAAAAAGAAGACGAACGGCAACAGATTCTCAACAATCCCCCGGATATTCTGCTGACTAACTACGTCATGCTGGAGCTGATTTTGACCCGTCCTAAGGAGCGCAAGCTAATTGAAGCGGCTCAGGGACTGCAGTTTCTGGTGCTAGACGAACTCCACACCTATCGGGGTCGCCAGGGGGCAGATGTTGCCCTGCTGGTCAGGCGGGTGCGAGAACGCATGGCCGCCGATAGCCTTCAGTGTGTCGGTACTTCTGCCACCCTCGCCAGCGGCGGCACCTATGCAGAACAGCAAGTCGAGGTAGCGAAGGTCGCTACTCAGCTCTTTGGCACTACCGTCAAACCAGAGCACATCATTGGTGAAACCCTAAAACGGGCTTCTCCCGACCGAGATTTTCAAGATCCTGCCTTTATCCAGGCTTTGAAAGCTCGGATTATCTATTCACCCACTCCCCTCTCCAGCGAGTATGACGCCTTCATCCAAGACCCCCTCTCTATTTGGATTGAGGGCATCTTTGGGGTAGAACCTGAGCCAGAAACCGGGCGTCTGGTTCGGGCAAAGCCCCAAAGCCTTTTGGGTGACCAAGGAGCCGCTGAGTCTTTACGAAAGTTAATTGGTCTGCCCAAGGAACAAGGGCATACGTGTATTGAGGCCATTAAACAAGGCTTACTGGTGGGTCACCAGGTCAAAAAAACTGAGACGGGCATCGCCCCCTTTGCTTTCCGGCTGCACCAATTCATCAGCAAAGGCGATACGGTTTATGCATCCTTACGCACCGAAGATGAGCGCCATATTACCCTTCAGGCCCAGCAGTTTGTGCCGGGCGATCGCAGCCGCATTTTGCTGCCGCTGGTATTTTGCCGCGAGTGTGGTCAAGAGTATTACGCCGTCAGGCGCACCCATGATTTTGCGGTCGATCAGGCCAAGCTAGAACCCCGTGAGCTATCTGATACCCAAAACGACAACGTCAGCGAGTCTGGCTTTCTCTATCTCAATACCAGAAGACCCTGGCCGATCGATCCAGAAGCCATGCTGGATTTACTGCCAGAAGACTGGATTGAGGAACATCCTACCCGAGGGCCACGGGTGCGCCAGTCTCGCAAAAAGCATTTGCCTGAACCCATGCACTTCAAAGCCGATGGGTTTATTGGGGAACCCGACTTATTAGGCCACTTTCTGCCTACTCCTTTTCGGTTCTGCCTGAACTGCGGTGTCTCCTACGGCAGCCGCCAGCGCTCCGACTTTGCGAAATTAGCGTCTCTAGGATCAGAAGGGCGGAGTACCGCAACGACAATCCTCACTCTCTCTTCAGTTCTGAAACTCAAGGGCTCTACCCTGACGGAAACTGCGAAGAAACTCCTCAGCTTTACCGATAACCGCCAGGATGCCTCGCTGCAGGCCGGGCATTTCAACGACTTCATTGAAGTGGGGCTCCTACGGGCAGCCCTCTACAAAGCCGTTGAGCGAGCCAGTACAGACGGGCTCCGCCACGACGAACTGCCCCAACGGGTGTTCGATGCCCTCAATCTGCCTTTAGATCTGTATGCCAGTGACTCAGCTGTAAAATACCAGGCCCTAAAAGATACCCAGCAGGCCCTTCGGGATGTACTGGGCTACCGGCTTTACCTCGACCTGCGTCGGGGATGGCGCATCACCTCCCCCAACCTGGAGCAGTGCGGCCTGTTAGAGATTCAGTACCTTTCTCTGGAAGATGTTTGCCAGGACAAAGACATTTGGCAGGCCTGCCATCCGGCTTTAGTCACTGCCGCTCCGGAAACCCGCGTGCAGGTGGCTAAAGTACTGCTCGACTTTATGCGACGGGAGCTGGCCATCAAGGTTGATTATTTAGATACTCGCTACCAGGAGCGCATCCAACAGCGCAGCTCTCAACGGCTGAAAGACCCCTGGGCGCTGGACGAAAACGAGACCCTGAACTACGCCACGGTCCTATTTCCCCGTTCCTTTAAGCAAGGAGAAGATTTTGGGGGCAACGTTTTCCTGTCATCGAGGAGTGGCTATGGTCAGTACTTGCGGCGCACCAGCACGTTCGACAACTTTGGCGAGAGGCTCAAGCTAGAGGATACGGACCAGATTATTCGGGGACTGCTGCAAGGGCTGAAAATCGCGGGCATTGTTGAAGAGGTACTCGCCCCGAAAAAGGATGGGGAGGTGCCGGGCTATCAACTGGTGGCTTCCGCTCTGCAGTGGACGGTGGGTGATGGAACTACTCCCTTCCATGACCCCACTCGTGTGCCCCAGCTGCCAGAGGGCGGCAGCCGCACCAATGAATTCTTTGTTGAGTTCTATCGCAAAATCGCGGCCACGACTCAAGGTCTGGAAGCCCGTGAGCATACCGCCCAGGTCCCCTCCGATGAACGGGAAAAGCGGGAACAAGCTTTCCGCACCGGGGATCTGCCTATCCTTTACTGTTCTCCCACCATGGAGCTAGGGGTAGACATTGCCGACCTCAACGTGGTCAACCTGAGAAATGTTCCCCCTACCCCTGCCAACTATGCCCAGCGTAGTGGCCGAGCCGGGCGCAGTGGCCAACCGGCCCTGGTGTTTGCCTATTGTTCAACGGGTAGCTCCCACGACCAGTACTTCTTCAAACGTCCCGATCGCATGGTAACGGGAGCCGTCACCCCGCCCCGATTGGATCTGAGCAACGAAGACTTAATTCGAGCCCACCTGCACGCAGTTTGGTTGGCGGAGGCAGATCTCAATTTAGGGTCATCGTTAAAAGATATTCTCCAGTTGGATTTGGTAGATGACGCTCCAACGTTGGAGCTCCAAGAAGAAGTTCAGGCAAAGTTGAATAATGTGGGAGCAAAAAAACGTGCGAAAAAACGGGCTCAGCGCATTCTGGATACTTTGCAAGCGGAGATGGATGACTCCAGCCTGTTCAATGACACGTGGCTGGACAATGTCTTCACCCAAATTGCTCAACGATTTGAGAATACCTGCCAGCGCTGGCGAGACCTCTATCGGGCAGCCCTGGCGCAGTTCAATGTTCAGAACCGAATCATTCAGGATGCCTCTCGTCCGGCCAGAGATAAGGACCAGGCCAAACGGCTACGGCGAGAAGCGGAAGCTCAGCTGGAGCTGCTGACGGTTTCTGACAACCTGGCCCAATCAGACTTCTACAGCTACCGCTATTTCGCCAGCGAAGGATTCTTGCCAGGCTATAACTTCCCCCGGTTACCCCTGTCGGCCTACATTCCGGCACGGCGAATGCGTCAGGGTCGGGAGGAGTACCTATCTCGTCCCCGATTCCTGGCCATATCCGAATTTGGTCCTCGTTCAGTGGTGTACCACGAGGGATCGAAGTATCTGATTAATCGGGTCATTTTACCGGTGGAAGGAGACGAGGGCACCCTGTCATTGGGCGAAGTGAAGCCCTGTCCCCGCTGTGGCTATCTACATCCGGTCAATGACGGGGTCGGGCTGGATAAATGTGAACGCTGTACGGCAGATTTGAGTACGTCGTTGCGATCACTCTTCCGGCTGCAGAACGTCACCACCAAACGCCGCGACAAAATCAATTCTGACGAAGAAGAACGTCTGCGCCTGGGCTACGACCTCTGTACGGGAGTTCGCTTCCCAGAGCGAGATGGGCATCCCTCCTACCAGGTCGCCACGGTGAAACGGAAAGGCAAAGATCTGGCCAAGCTGACCTATGCCCAAAATGCAGAGCTATGGCGCATTAACCTGGGATGGGCTCGCCGCAAGAACAAGGAGCAGTTTGGCTTTGTGCTCGATATTGAACGGGGCTACTGGGCTAAGAACGAACAGGCGACCGAAGACGAGGATGTCTCCGATCCCCTATCCCCGCGCACGTCCAGGGTGATTCCCTATGTGCAGGACAATCGCAACAGTCTGCTGTTTGAACCAAAGGGTTCCCTCAGACCAGAGCAAATGGCCTCATTACAGGCGGCCCTCAAACAGGCCATCCAGGTAACTTACCAGCTTGAAGATAATGAACTGGCTGCGGAACCCTTGCCAAACCGCGATGATCGACGGCTGATTCTGTTCTACGAATCGGCTGAGGGTGGGGCCGGTGTTTTGAAGCGGCTGTTGAATGACCCAACGGCGCTGGCTTCTGTGGCTAAAGCGGCGTTGGAAGTTTGTCACTTTGACCCTGAAACGGGTGAGGACCTGGGCCATGGACCGCAGTCGGAGGAAAACTGCGAAGCCGCCTGCTATGACTGCTTGATGAACTACAGCAACCAGCGAGACCATGCCCTGCTGGATCGTCAGAGAATTCGCGATGTTCTGATGCAGCTAACGGAAGCTGAGGTGCTGGCTTCCCCATCGTCGAAGTCGCGGACTGAGCATTTGGATGGATTGCTGAATAAGGCTGACTCAGGCCTGGAGCGGGAGTGGTTGCAGTACCTCCAGGAGCGGGGATATCGCTTGCCTTCGGAGGCTCAGGTGTTGATTCCAGACTGTGGAACTCGGCCTGATTTTCTATATCGAGATAACGCCACGGTGATTTATGTAGATGGTCCTCATCATGATTTTCCGGATCGACACCAGCGGGACCAGAAGCAGGCTGACTGTTTGGAGGATTTTGGTTACACCGTGCTTCGATTTGACTACCGAGAAGATTGGGTGGAAATCCTTAAGAGATATCCCGGTGTGTTTGGTGAAGGATCTGTCAGTTCTAATACTGCTAAGAACAATGGGAACAACAAACGTGACGGGCATGTTGACCTTGATCTCTTCGATGCCCGCTGGCGGCCCATCATGGAACAACTGGCTCAGGAACAGGATTGGCAGGTAGAAGCTGGTGGGGACGTAGCCGATGGTGGGCGTGTCCTTGGTGAGTACCTGGCTGAGGTTTCAGTCAACGGTTGTTCTGTACGTCTAGTGGACGCTGAGCAACCAGACCTTGAGACTGTCGCAGAACTCTTGAAGGCTCAGGGCTTTGCCGTTTTAGTCGCCCAATCTGAAGATCCCCAACTTATCCAAAACCTTAAAGCGAGCTTTCAGGGAGACCCGCCATGACGACGATGACGACCTTTGACAGCACCAAAGAAGGGCTTGCTGACCTGCTCAGAAGCATTCGCAAAGGCGACATTCAGCTCCCTGATTTTCAGCGTGGATGGGTTTGGGACGACGAACATGTTCGGAGCCTGTTGGCTAGCATCTCCCTGTCTTACCCGATTGGTGCGGTCATGATGCTTCAGACTGGCAATGAAGATGTGAAATTTAAGGCCAGACCCGTTGAAGGCGTGCAGCTCTCCTCACCGGTTGAGGCCGATCGCCTCATTCTTGATGGCCAGCAGCGTTTAACCTCCTTGTTTCAGGCACTTAACGCAGAACGCCCAGTGCTGACCCGCGATTTACGCGGGCGACCGATTTACCGCTGGTATTACCTTGATATGGAAGCAGCATTGAATCCCAATGTGGAACGGGAAGATGCTGTTGTTAGCCTGCCCGACACTCGGCAAGTCAAGAATTTTCGGGGGGAAGTGATTGAAGATTACTCCAGTCCGGGGAAAGAACATGAACGGGGCTTATTCCCTATCAGCCAGGTCTTTGACTGTTCCAATTGGCAGGAGGGACACCAGGAATATTGGGACTACGACAAAGACAAAATCAAACTCTTCAGCCAGTTCAACAAGGAAATTATCAAACGCTTTGAGCAGTATCAGGTACCTGTGATTTCCCTCGGAAAGGAAACACCCAAGGAAGCAGTCTGCCAGGTCTTTGAGAAGGTAAACACAGGCGGGGTTTCCCTAACTGTCTTTGAACTATTGACGGCGACCTTTGCCGCTGAAGACTATTTGCTGCGCCAAGACTGGGCCGATCGCAAGGCTCGCTTAACAGAATTTCGGATTCTGGAATATATCGAGAGTACTGACTTCTTGCAGTCGGTGACGTTGGTCGCTTCGTTACAGCGGCAGAAAGCCGCGATCACATCCGGCACTCTCCCCGAAAAGGCCCCTGGCATCAGCTGTAAGCGACGGGATATCTTGCGGTTGACGCTAGAGGAATATCAAACCTGGGCAAATCCCGTTACCCGAGGATTTCAAGAGGCGGCCAAGCTACTCCACGGGCAAAGGATTTTTACTGCCCGAGACATTCCCTACAAAACCCAGCTTGTTCCCCTAGCAGCCATCTTCACGGTGTTGGGCGAAAAAGCCCTCAACCACGGAGTGAGGGAAAAATTGATCCGCTGGTACTGGTGTGGGGTTTTTGGAGAGCTTTACGGAAGTGCCATCGAAAGTCGTCTTGCTAAGGATTTGCCGGAGGTTTTGGCCTGGGTAGAAGGAGCCCCAGAGCCAGACACGGTGGCGGTCGCGAACTTTATTCCTAGCCGACTGCTCGGCTTACGAACCCGAAACAGTGCAGCTTATAAAGGCATTTATGCGCTGTTAATGAAGTATGGTGCCCCCGATTTTCGTTCCGGCATTCCTATCAATGAGCAGGTTTACTTTGACGAGAAAATCGACATTCACCATATCTTTCCTCAGGACTGGTGCCGCAAAGCTGGTCTAGATGCCAAACGCTACGACAGCGTTATCAACAAAACGCCCCTTTCTGCAGGGACTAACAAACGGATCAGCAACAAACCTCCCAGCAAATATCTTGCCACCTTACAAAAAAGTGCGGAAATTTCTGAGGAAAGGATGGATGCCATCCTAACAGAGCATCTGATTGCTTCAGATGCCCTCAGGGCTAACGATTTTGAAAGTTTTTTCAGCGCTCGAAAAGCTGCATTGTTAGACCGCATTGGTCAAGCCATAGGTAAAACTATTGTGCGAGACGAGAGTGGTTCTGTGGACTATGACCTCTTCTCTTCTCAGTGGCATGCTTTCCTGCAAGCGCTTTCCAGGCTTGAGGGTATCGCTATTGAAGCCGGTGGCGATGTGGAAGCCAGTGGGGTAGTCGTCGGCGCTTACCTGGCAGAAGTAAGGCAGAACGATAAAGTTCTACATCTGGTAGACAGCCAGGAACCATCGGCAGGGACCATTAAGGCAGCTTTAGAGCAAACGGGGACAAGGGTTGTGCTGATTGATAGCAATCAACCGGAGGGTGGATTGGCAAGCATCATGGTTGCTCTACAAGAGCAGACGCAGTTGGCCGACCCTATTGAAAAGCCTGAAGTTGGCGAACCTGACGATTCTGACAAAGAACCTCCCGTTGGGTTTCATCCAGATTGCATTGAGCGGGTTTCTCAAGTTTTGGGGCTATCTCTGCTTTCAAAATCACGAACCGCATATGTGACTGAAGATGGCTCAACGGCTGTTGTTTGCAGCATTTCTAAAACTCACGAAAACAACGGGACGCCCTC
Protein-coding regions in this window:
- a CDS encoding GmrSD restriction endonuclease domain-containing protein gives rise to the protein MTTMTTFDSTKEGLADLLRSIRKGDIQLPDFQRGWVWDDEHVRSLLASISLSYPIGAVMMLQTGNEDVKFKARPVEGVQLSSPVEADRLILDGQQRLTSLFQALNAERPVLTRDLRGRPIYRWYYLDMEAALNPNVEREDAVVSLPDTRQVKNFRGEVIEDYSSPGKEHERGLFPISQVFDCSNWQEGHQEYWDYDKDKIKLFSQFNKEIIKRFEQYQVPVISLGKETPKEAVCQVFEKVNTGGVSLTVFELLTATFAAEDYLLRQDWADRKARLTEFRILEYIESTDFLQSVTLVASLQRQKAAITSGTLPEKAPGISCKRRDILRLTLEEYQTWANPVTRGFQEAAKLLHGQRIFTARDIPYKTQLVPLAAIFTVLGEKALNHGVREKLIRWYWCGVFGELYGSAIESRLAKDLPEVLAWVEGAPEPDTVAVANFIPSRLLGLRTRNSAAYKGIYALLMKYGAPDFRSGIPINEQVYFDEKIDIHHIFPQDWCRKAGLDAKRYDSVINKTPLSAGTNKRISNKPPSKYLATLQKSAEISEERMDAILTEHLIASDALRANDFESFFSARKAALLDRIGQAIGKTIVRDESGSVDYDLFSSQWHAFLQALSRLEGIAIEAGGDVEASGVVVGAYLAEVRQNDKVLHLVDSQEPSAGTIKAALEQTGTRVVLIDSNQPEGGLASIMVALQEQTQLADPIEKPEVGEPDDSDKEPPVGFHPDCIERVSQVLGLSLLSKSRTAYVTEDGSTAVVCSISKTHENNGTPSYWFAFHPSQKEFLENFDQGYVALGCGLPEQTILVPFQDLSSWLDDFWTTEKDDRMYWHIRIHKEGEALRLDRKQGMGRLDITHHLLNS